The Solibacillus sp. FSL W7-1436 genome window below encodes:
- a CDS encoding MerR family transcriptional regulator, with protein sequence MSSEIRRSMPLLSISIVMQLTDLTARQIRYYEEHDLIQPHRTEGNRRMFSLNDVDTLLEIKDMLEQGINMAGIKKVFALKNDPAAQQASKDISDSDLRKILREEMRQAQRMQKTSLRQGDLSRFYQ encoded by the coding sequence ATGAGTAGTGAAATTCGACGTTCAATGCCACTATTATCGATAAGTATCGTCATGCAATTAACGGATCTGACAGCAAGACAAATCCGTTATTATGAAGAGCATGATTTAATTCAGCCGCACCGGACAGAAGGAAATCGACGCATGTTTTCTTTAAATGATGTCGATACTTTACTGGAAATCAAAGATATGCTTGAACAGGGCATTAATATGGCAGGAATCAAAAAAGTATTTGCTTTGAAAAATGATCCGGCAGCCCAACAGGCTAGTAAAGATATTTCAGATTCGGACTTACGCAAAATTTTACGTGAAGAAATGCGTCAGGCACAACGCATGCAGAAAACATCGTTACGTCAAGGGGATTTATCGCGCTTTTATCAATAG